The genome window TGTACTAGATTCTGGAATTGTCTGCAGAAAAGTCTCCTCGCTCTCTaaatttaaaactagactagagCAAACTAGAGAACTCCACGGTAGGGAATGATCTGTCATTGGCAAGGGCTGGACTGGGTAATCTGTCTGAACACTGGAGATAGGGGCCTCCTGAAGTTCCGTGCTTTGTGGATTGTCTCGTCAGTAGATATTTGAATAACTAGTTATCTTATTTCAATTCTTTAGCGCCAACAGAAATTGCAGAAGGAGCGTTTAATGAATGACTTCTCTGCAGCCTTAAATAACTTCCAGGCAGTGCAGAGAAGAGTGtctgagaaggagaaggagactGTAGCCAGGGCACGGGCTGGCTCTCGTCTCTCGGTAAGTATTTTAAGAGGAGTTGTATAGTGAGCTCAGCGAGCTCTGAAGTCTTTATTACAAAGGCACCTTTCACTCAAATTTTTGGACTTCTGTGACAAACCATGGACAAACGAAAATGTGTATGTTTGTATTTTGAGGGAGGTGGGCACCAAACTACTGAGATCTATCAGCTTGTATGTATGCGTGGCTGCAGACTTCATAACTGTCAGTCTGCACTGTCACTGAGCAGTGTCTGTGTACTAGCTCTTTGTATTCTGTAGCACAGAAGGCCAAAAGTCTCTCAGTGCCTTGCCTGCTCGCAatagtggaggaggaggaaagtcaGGTATGTGCAGATATGTGGAGAGGGGAACCAAAGCACAGCTGGTAGGCCTGCAATAAGACTGTCAGCACTGGCCTATAGCTCTCCAAAAAGACCTCTTAAATTTTGTCCGTCCTTGAGCTGCCTCTTGGCAGACACACTCTCCATatctcttttccccttcccttgaGCCCCCTTTGTCCAACTGCTTCCTCAGTGCAGTTTCCAATTTTCTTCCTCTCCATGGTTGGTTAAATCCTGTTCTGGTGATATTGTCTCTGTCTCTTGTAAGTCCCTGTGATTACTAAAAAGCATTCCTAATAAAATGGACAACCAAATCATTTTTTCAATCCCTCTTGCCCACTTCCTCCCCTGCTTTGTCTAATCCTCTTGGAATATTGATTCGTAATTCTGGCCCCTTGCTGAAGTTTGTCATAATCCCTTATTTATGGGCTGATGGCTCTAGAAGTAAATGCACCAATACGCTTCTTGTATGTGGATAAAGGAACTGACAAACAATTACAAAGGACTTAAGCAGACTTTTTAGGGGGGCTCTTTCAGTTGCATCTGACTTGCAGTGCCCCTGTAGCTTATGTCTAAAAACCAAAGTAATGCAAGTATCTTAAAGGTACTCACACTAGTATGTTACAACTCTTCAGCTCCACATAGTAAGAGTCCTACCTTGCTGTGGTTGGCTGTGTCCATGATGCCTGCAGTTTGTGACAGTAATGAGCCATTCCTCTCTTCCAGACTGATGAGAGATTCAAAGAGGAGCAGCTGGTCTCATTTGATAGGTAACAACTACCCTTTGCATGCCTGGGGTGCATTTTATCACTTCTGTCTATGTGTAATTAACAATACAAGAAACTGCATTAATGCAGCATTATCACTGAACTCAGTGCATAGAGTCCAGGAAACCCAATTCCTACACCATATAAAACATTTCCGTATGTAGTTTTATTGTGGTGGTACACAGCTTCCAAACATTTAACTATTTCAAAACTAGGCTACTTCACATGTTGGCTGTTGGCCCTCCCATAGATAATTAGCATCTCTTAATGTATTTTGGCACTCTGAAGTCTTGAAACTTATTAGCTAGTGAAAACTGCCGGAGGGTTGTGCACTAACTCGGACATGGAATCTTGGTACAGCTTTCCAAAGTATTTACCCTTGAGTGGAGAAGCAGGAGGACACCTTCTCATCCTAAATGTGTGAAAATAGGGTGTTGTGTTGTTGCACTTGCTGGTTTGTCCATAGTAGTGCCTAGCCTGCACAATGATATTACTAATGCTGTCTCTCCAGGATGCAGgtaattttgggggtggggacaaCTGACTTGCTTTAATATCTctgttggtgtttgttttttgtttgcagttgttctTGATAGGGTAGTGGACTAAAATACCAAGGGCTTTATTTTAACCTCCAATGCCATGCATCCAGTAGGTATCCTTCAGCTCAGACCCAGGCACAGCATTCTCTGCCTAGTACTCAAAACAACATGCTTGCAGGTTGCCTTCCATAAAGACTTCCATCTGTGCCTTTTGTTCTTTGGGTGCCTTATAAACAATACACAGCCCCAAGCACAATAGGAAATTCAAAGTTTCCCAGTATATAGCTGTAAGGAATACTTACATTTTAGAACAAAGCTTCCTACACAGACCAACTTTTAGTTTCTTTACTGAGATTTTGAAGTATCCTCATGCAAAACCCAATCTTCATCCTTTCCGTCACCTGTCATCACTAGTCCAGTTTGTCTCTAAGTACAACTATAATACCAGAATCTATCTACCTGTACTAAAGGTTTAAATCCACTCCTGATTTGATTTTTGTCCCTGGAGGAAGCTTTCTATAACTCATTGGCATTGTGACCTGAATGGGGAGTGGAAGTATCTGCTGCTCGGGAGGAACAGGCTCTTAGTCTGTGTTGTTTCTGCAGTAATGAAGACTGGAATCAAATGCAGTCTCAAGAAGAAGATGTAGCAATAACTGAACAGGACCTTGAACTCATTAAAGAGAGGGAAACGGCAATCAGGCAGTTGGAGGTGAGCTCTAGAGCCTATCATTTGCAGCCCTGTTAGCAAAGGAACCTAAATAAAAGGGCCAGGTAATGTGCTCTAGGCTCATCTGTTTGTGGGGAGGGATCAAGAGAGCTGGGAGTTCAGTGGGCTCAGAGCTCCTTCTAGAGATGCTGATGCTTAGGTGAGTGACCtggggggggatagctcagtggtttgagtattggcctgctaaaccgagggttgtgagttcaatccttgagggggccatttagggatctggaccaaaaattggggattggtcctgctttgagcagggggttggactaggtgacctcctgaggtcccttcccaccctgatattctatgaccctcCTTCTAGCTGAAGAGGGCTGTATGGAGGTCCCTCCAGCACCCATCATGCTCCAAAGATGAGAATTTTTTTATAGAGGGTGTTTAGTCTGTTAAGCCTTGGGCAGTATTCCTGAGATGGACCTTTAAGCAAAGAAGAAACTAGCTTTGGAAAAATATAATCTATACCTGTTGTAACTTGTCAAACTGTTATTGACTGAACTGTTGTCTTCAGGCAGACATTTTGGATGTTAATCAGATATTTAAGGATTTAGCTATGATGATTCACGATCAAGGAGACATGATTGGTAAGTACACTTGGCCAACAGATGCCCTGAAATAGAACTCCTCTCTTTTATCTGGCTTTATTCTACacttattccacattttaaattCAATGTATATGGAAAAACTGAGAGTGGCTGATTTAAACCATTGCAGCTATTCTATATAAATGCCATATGGTAGCataatctgttaatctttaattTTGCAGTTCTGAATTGTCTTTTAATATAACTTGAGTTCTCTCCCTTTACACTTGTGTAGATAGCATAGAAGCAAATGTGGAAAGTTCAGAAGTGCACGTGGAAAGAGCCAGTGAACAGTTACAGAGAGCTGCTTATTATCAGGTAAACTCTTTTGTGTGCTTGGCACTAGCATACATATTGACCGGTGCTATCACCATATTGCACGGAACAAGGCAAACGTACCCACTCCTGCAACCAGTAAGGCAAGTTCTCACACAGCTAGCAGGGGCTGAGGTGGGACTGACTCTTCTAATGAACTCCATCTCCAGGAACAGATGCAGCCACATGTACTATTTGGCTTGTTAATAAGATACTAGAAATTAACTGTTGGGTTCTCTTTGGGACCCTTCTACTCAGCCTGCTCCATCATGCAGGGGATGTAAGGTGGGGTGCATAGACCTGGAGAATAGCTGAAGGTAGCTGCTGGGTTTTGTCTTCAATActgcatttttaaacaaaaacacataTTAAAAGATAATGGAGACCATTCCTTAGCAAAGGCAGGTTATTGTGTTACAGTGGAAACATCACAAGTCTGATCTTCAGACTGATACAGTAAATCTGAGAGTTTACCAGCCTGGGCAAAAATTTACTACCCAATACTTAACATAGATATGAACACACACAACCCCATTCACAAAAAACTTAACAGATGATCTCTCTCCCACCTACCCCTTGACATAGTGTCCCGCCACATGCCTTGACTTGCATCATCTTGCCATTTTCTCCTCAGTTCCCCCCAGCCTACTTGGTCACCACCCACTCGTCCATTCTTCCTCTTGCACCCGAATAGTCATCAGTTCTTTTTCCTGACCCACCAGATCTCTCTCAGCAGCTTTTTGGCCACTTTGATTAGATCTCTAGGGTTGGCTTGATGCCATGCACCTCTCCTCCAGCCTGCCGCGCTTGCAGTTCAAGAGCCTGTGGCAGGACTCCGGTTTTGCTTCAGCTGCTCCCTTGTGTAGAGAAGACTACGGCTAAGGAACTGGGCATGCTTGGGCCAGGGGAGGAGACGTACGGAGATGGGTAAGAGGAGGCTACGGTGCAGTGGAGCAGCAGTGGTCTGGTCCTGGCTTCAGCTGTGAGGAAGGAAAAGGGCCAGTACTAGTGGTGGTAGCTGTTCCTCAGTTCGTTCTCGGCCTGAACTAAGGCATTGGAGCTTCCACTCCAACAGAACAGCAGCTGCTCTCGCCATCCAGCAGCTTGCGATATCATTGTGCCTTGGGACTTCTTCACAATTTCACCAACACCAGGGCTGGACTCTCCAACGTAAGAGTTTAGAGTCTGCATGCGTTGTAGGCATTGGTCATGCTTACCTAGACACAGTAGGGAGTTTCCCAAGGCAAATGAGACTCTACAAGGCTGCTGTGGGTAAACTGTAAAACAGCTGCATGTCTGTGGTCATGACCGGGTATATTACAAGCCTCCAGGTCAGGATGGGGATAGAGTACAACGCAGAGAGCAGAGGCCATTACTTCAAAGAGCAGAAATTGTGGGTGATGAATTCACCCACAATTCATTTGCATAGTTCCAAGAAGCTTCTTGTAACAGCCATTTCAGGCACACAAGGGGAGGCGCAATACAcaggtaaattggttagtctttgaTCATGCCTTATTGATGCCCTCAAAGAATCCTAACAGCTGGGAGGGGTATGACTTCTGTAGAAATCGTGCTGGTGTGTTCTATCATTTTAAAACACAAGCTCGCTCACTCTCCGCTATTGTTTCAGCCAGCTTCAAGTACGGCTCACTCTTTTTTGCCAGCAGCAGGAGTTGAGTCCAACCATGCTCTGACTGCATTACCTCCTAGTTCTTTATGCTGTTAGCACTGAGCATTTTTGGTTTGAGCACATTATCCTACTCTGATTTAAACAAAGTGTAATCTGTTCTCTGGgaatttttttccattctccTCCTGAGTCAGGTTACACGTGCTGTGCTTCAACTTTCCGTGCTGTCTCCTGTCCAGAACTCTGTAATTAGCTAAACTCATTGagtcttctgtcatctgctgttTTAGTGTCAATATTTTTTGTTCTATTTCTTTCATTAGAAGAAATCTCGTAAGAAGATCTGCATCCTGATTCTTGGCCTTGCTGTGGCTTCTGTAATCTTAGGACTCATTACCTGGCAGGCAACAAAATGAAGTCCTCATAAGGAGTCTAATTTCATTGCAGAGTTTTCCCCTGGGAAAACAGGCTGACTAGTCTTGGAAATGAATTGACCACCTTGAGAGAGCACAAACCAGAATGTCCTCTAGTAATAGATTTAGAAACTAACATGCAGATAACTAGTACTTGGAATTAGTGCACAATGGAGACAGTATTTATCAGTTTATGTACAAATCTATTGCtttatgtaactaaactattttgtatttttttgctTTCTGTATTGTGATTACTCCCTGTCCCAACTGTACCTCGAAGGATGTGATCAGTAATTGGAGATGTCTTGTTTTGGACAAGTGGCACTACAATTCTTCTAACATGTTTATCTGTATAGTTAGACTTCGTAGGAGTGATGCAAACAGGAATTACTTCCAAAGAGTGCACAATGCTGATTCTCACTTTACCTTGACTCACCAATTCCTAAAATCTCTAATATTTGCCCCATGGTTTGATTAGTCTCCAGGTGGCCATAGCTCTTAATTCTTCTAAAGAAACTTTACCATTACATCTTTGAATGGTAAGGATTAAAATGCATGAGTGCTGAAGTTGGAACTGCTAGTGGGCTCAGTGACCGATCAGTTTAGTCTATAGATAATTGTAACTGTTTTTATTAATgtttggtggtgggttttttcacATCCGTGTTTGTGGTGACAATGCAGCATTTAACATAACATTCTCTAACAATATATTCTTCCCCAGTGAGACTATAGCTGGTGGCTTACTGTTATCAAACACTTAAATCTTCCCACTCGGCACCCCCACCACGTGTGTAGAATTAAAAAATTGCTATTGAAATGCCCTGTGGCATAGGCAACCCTAAAATCTGTAACTACCCATTTAGTTTTTAACTAGTCAATGTGACAACTTCACATTTTTAATGGTGGTGGAGAGAGCCATTCAAGGTTGGAAACTGAGCCCAAGGGTTTATTGAACTTTCTTTCTAGTTTGCATTCGGCCAAATTGAATTGTTTAGAAATGACCCTTGAAAAGCTCTGTTACTAGTTAGCCGTGTGGAACTGGTCCTAGAACAGGTGGTATGCGTTTTGTGAACAAATACCAGTCATGCACATCTAATACTCTTAATCTTCTGTTCGTAAGGGATAAAACATTTGGTTTAGTAACTCAGTAGTAGTTTTAGATTGGCAGAGGGTATTGCTTGACTAAGTCTTTCTGTGGAAGAGATCTCTGGTTCTACTTAGTGTTCTGTAATAGGGCTGGATAGCGCTTACCTGCTACCCCCATTCCTCAATGTGGTTCTGAACTGAAATGCACTGATGGAAAAATAAGATTGTAGCTAAAGCTCATCATTGTGTGGTTAACTGCAACATACTGGCCCATTTTGTATTTAATCTTTATTCCATGTCTGTCTTAGTTAAAATACTAAACTAAATGTGAAAACTGCAGAGGGAATGTGTTGTCATAATTGCACAATTTTTTGCACTATTGCACCATCCTTCCATCCAATAACTgtcaataaacattttaaaaagtctttgatCAATCGTCTTTCTCATACAGTTTGAAGTAGACAAACTCCTTATGCTGGAGAAAATGATACTTATTCACTAAAGCTTCAAAACATGTTTCTTGAAGCTGACCTTTCTAGGTAGGGTAGAAGGTTGTCTTCATTCCaaccactggtttcagagtaacagccgtgttagtctgtattcgcaaaaagaaaaggaggacttgtggtaccttagagactaaccaatttatttgagcatgagctttcgtgagctacagctcacttcatcggtgccacaagtactccttttcttattccaacCACTCTTACTCATGGCACTTCCACTGTTCATTTCTGTAGTGCTAGATCTTTAATGTAGTTAAAGGTAATCTAAAGTGAGCAATAATTCACATTTATGTGGTGTACAAGATTTCCATGCTGAAACTGTTAGTTACACTTCAGTTAAAAGTAAACTGAACTTGGCCTGTCACTGAACAGTTTAGAtaatagtcctgccatgagtgcaggggtctggactagatgacctctcgaggtcccttccagttctgtgattgtATCATGTACATTGAAAGATCCGCCGAGCATCACTGTCTTCTAAATACTCTTGGGAGAGCTCATCCCACCCTTTCTGACTTAAGAGGCAAGAGACATCAGTGCATGCTGCTCCTTACATCATCAGGTATTGCTACTAAACAATCCAAGACTTTGCCTCCTCCATGGACAGTGTGTTATCTATGCAGTATTGATGATTGGGAAGTGACTCTTCAGTGTGGTGGGCCCATGTATGAAAACAAACCGCTGCTTTTCAAAGTGGCCTCTGTATGTTTCCACACTGGGGGCTATGCCATGGTTGCTGCAGTTTCAGAATAGTCTAGAAAGCTGTAGCCTTTGCTACTACTTAAGTGTTTAGTATCCAAGCTTCCTTTTTCTGTGGTTGGTTGCAGATGATGTAACCAGAGTCTGGTGCTTGGCAGCCTTCTGCCTATTGGTACTAACTCACTGTTTTTGTTCTTTGGGAGAGCAATTATCAACCCATCTTCCCGGAGACTGCTGCTTGCTAAGCTCTCACCCGTGGGACTGTGGCAGAGGGTTACTTCCCATGCACCTTTGACTCCAGACTGAGCTTTTTAACCAAGGGGGCAGTTGGAACACAGGCCTCTCTTTCTGAAGTGAAGGGATAGCACTCAAAGCAGGAGCTCAGCTGCCCCCTAATAACTGTTTCCTAGAACAGGCGGTCTcacccttctctgtaccattcCACCCTCTTCACTTTCCTGTATGACCTCTTCCTTCCATTAGTAGGGGGGAGGTTCTGAAGTTCAGCTCCCACCAGAGCAAATAGGCAAAGGCAACTCATGCTCATGCTGCAGGTGAGCGTAGCAgtcccagctgccctgctgtgcctcttcctgtccctggcG of Caretta caretta isolate rCarCar2 chromosome 19, rCarCar1.hap1, whole genome shotgun sequence contains these proteins:
- the STX12 gene encoding syntaxin-12; protein product: MSYGPLDARRPGGPQGQPPPRDFSGIIQTCSANVQRIAQCTSQIKNLMSQLGTKQDSSKLQENLQQLQHSANRLAKETNEYLKELGSLPLPLSASEQRQQKLQKERLMNDFSAALNNFQAVQRRVSEKEKETVARARAGSRLSTDERFKEEQLVSFDSNEDWNQMQSQEEDVAITEQDLELIKERETAIRQLEADILDVNQIFKDLAMMIHDQGDMIDSIEANVESSEVHVERASEQLQRAAYYQKKSRKKICILILGLAVASVILGLITWQATK